In Leptospira andrefontaineae, the sequence CTTGGTTTAGGAAAGAAATCCATCTTCTTCATCATAAACTTTCCGGAAACATAGAAGATATAGAAGAAAGATTTATCAGCAACGGAATGCCTTGGGGAATCAGACGTATACTCGTAATGATAGATCCGATCATGGCAGTTGTTCTGCAAGGGCCTAAGATCAGAAAAGATGCAATACGTTATCTTGCGAAAATAAAAGCTAAGCCGATCAAGGGGCCTTATCGTTTAGCGTATCTTCTTCTTTGGTATTCATTCTTGATTTGGGGAATGATTTCTTTGATCAATTGGTCATTGGGAAGTCCTATACAAGAAACTGGAACTACAGCCTATATTCATAATTTCTTAAATACTGCTGCGGTAGTCTATTTGATCCCTTGCTGGCTTAGACAATCCGCTATACAGATAGTATCTTCTAATATGCATTATTACGGAGATGTGAAGAGTTTATACCAACAGACCCAAGTGTTGGATTCTTGGTGGATATTACCTTTACATTTGTTCTGCTTTAATTTTGGAGCCACACATGGTATACATCATTTTGTGGTAACACAGCCTTTCTATCTACGACAAGCAGTCGCACCTAAAGTAAAACCATTCTTAAAAAAATATGGAATTCGTTTTAACGACTTTGAAAGTATGACAAGGGCGAATCGTTACCAAAAAGAAGAAATGGATGGTATTGCGATTCCGGCCTAGTACTTTAAAGTCGGAAATGGCATGCAAAATTTAAAAGAATCTGAAAGACCCCAAGGTCAATTCATTCGATCCTTAGACCAAGCGGAGGCAAATTTCTGGTTATATGACCGTGCCTCCTCTATGAACTTCTGCGTAATGGCAGAAGGAGAGGGTTCTTTCTCTGAAGAAAGTTTACGCAAAGCTCTCGACATTATCCAAAACAAACATGCGTTAGCTAAGGTTCAGATCTTAAAACAAGTAGGACAAGATTCTCATTTATACTTTGCAACCTCGGACAAAAAAATCCCGATCCAAAAAGATTTCTATTCTCCCGATTGGAAATCCAAATTAGCCAAGGAAACCATTCGGCTTTTCGAATTAGGAGAGTCTCCTTTAATCAGGACTATATTTTATACATCCGGGAATTCTAAATTTGCGATAGGTGTTATCTTTCATCATAGTATTGGAGACGGAAGATCAGGATGCAGATTTCTTTTAGATGTACTCAGAGCGAGTACAGGAGAAGCTGACGATATCGAAGAAGATTCGGAATATTCTTCTCTAATGGAATTATATCCAGCAGAAGAATTGTATAAAGGAGGGCCTAAACCGGAAAAACCCCTTACCATTCCTCAGTTCTCTCGTAAAAAAGAAGAACAAGATCCGGAGATCATCAGTTTTTATTTGGAAGAGGAAGATGTAAATTCTCTCTTAAAAACTTCTAAACAAAAAAAGATCTCTTTTCATGGGATCTTAGGCGCTTCTCAAGTAACTGCACTTGCTGATTTTTTTGATAAAGGGCAAGAAGGAGTATTATATCTTTCTACTCCAGCGGATCTAAGGCCTCATTTAAGTCATCCTGTACCTGATTCTGCATTGGGACTTTATATTTCTCTATTCACTACTCCTGTAAATATCAGAGATCCTTTCGATATAAAAGCAAAAGCGATCATGAATGATGTAAGAGCTCGTATAGGAAAAAGGGAAGGCAGAGCATTTTATGAACTACTTCCTCCTTCGGAACAATTTTTGGAAAAAGAAGACGGACTAAAACTT encodes:
- a CDS encoding fatty acid desaturase yields the protein MSSLALERKNISDRFTEKEKTKRIIKWIRRSDSKLRKRFSFLQYQNAIGFGITMGSAFGMILLGSLYVMDIIPFWACIIGNGIFASFLHEMEHDLIHSIYFKENPKVQNFLFWMVWLFRANTVNPWFRKEIHLLHHKLSGNIEDIEERFISNGMPWGIRRILVMIDPIMAVVLQGPKIRKDAIRYLAKIKAKPIKGPYRLAYLLLWYSFLIWGMISLINWSLGSPIQETGTTAYIHNFLNTAAVVYLIPCWLRQSAIQIVSSNMHYYGDVKSLYQQTQVLDSWWILPLHLFCFNFGATHGIHHFVVTQPFYLRQAVAPKVKPFLKKYGIRFNDFESMTRANRYQKEEMDGIAIPA
- a CDS encoding phthiocerol/phthiodiolone dimycocerosyl transferase family protein, coding for MQNLKESERPQGQFIRSLDQAEANFWLYDRASSMNFCVMAEGEGSFSEESLRKALDIIQNKHALAKVQILKQVGQDSHLYFATSDKKIPIQKDFYSPDWKSKLAKETIRLFELGESPLIRTIFYTSGNSKFAIGVIFHHSIGDGRSGCRFLLDVLRASTGEADDIEEDSEYSSLMELYPAEELYKGGPKPEKPLTIPQFSRKKEEQDPEIISFYLEEEDVNSLLKTSKQKKISFHGILGASQVTALADFFDKGQEGVLYLSTPADLRPHLSHPVPDSALGLYISLFTTPVNIRDPFDIKAKAIMNDVRARIGKREGRAFYELLPPSEQFLEKEDGLKLFQLLMSRNPQSSLLSNVGIIPVLASDEIKVKELSFTVHPALTQTIFTTVTTYENRMAININYDKNRWKEADISQFAYSFRKNILSNS